Proteins found in one Litorihabitans aurantiacus genomic segment:
- a CDS encoding ABC transporter substrate-binding protein has translation MSRRKSTTLITIAAAAALTLTACSGGGDPLTGGGGDDSDTGSGSGGGSITVGAANFPESEIVAHLYAIALEDAGLTVDTRLQIGSREAYIPALEDGSIDLIPDYTGNLLRFLDTEATATSAEDIDAALPAALEAEGLAALTPAPAENKDAVVVTAETAEDWNLTTIGDLAAYNAETAFAANAEFAERPAGLPGLAAVYGFEPVRFVPIADGGGPATVAALKDGEVQAANIFTTTPAIESEGFVVLEDPDANFAAQNVVPVLNADEVTDEITQVLDALSAELTTEDLIALNTRVSGDEKAEPETAAREWLEEKGLIG, from the coding sequence ATGTCCCGCAGGAAGAGCACGACCCTCATCACGATCGCGGCGGCCGCTGCCCTCACGCTGACCGCCTGCTCGGGCGGCGGCGACCCGCTCACCGGCGGCGGGGGCGACGACTCCGACACCGGCTCCGGCTCGGGCGGCGGTTCCATCACCGTCGGCGCCGCCAACTTCCCCGAGTCCGAGATCGTGGCCCACCTCTACGCGATCGCCCTGGAGGACGCCGGCCTGACCGTCGACACCCGTCTCCAGATCGGCTCGCGCGAGGCGTACATCCCCGCGCTCGAGGACGGTTCGATCGACCTCATCCCCGACTACACCGGCAACCTGCTGCGGTTCCTCGACACCGAGGCGACCGCGACGTCGGCGGAGGACATCGACGCCGCGCTCCCGGCGGCGCTCGAGGCCGAGGGGCTCGCGGCGCTGACGCCGGCGCCGGCCGAGAACAAGGACGCGGTCGTCGTCACGGCGGAGACGGCGGAGGACTGGAACCTCACCACGATCGGTGACCTCGCGGCCTACAACGCCGAGACGGCGTTCGCCGCGAACGCCGAGTTCGCCGAGCGTCCCGCGGGCCTGCCCGGGCTCGCCGCCGTGTACGGCTTCGAGCCGGTGCGGTTCGTCCCGATCGCCGACGGCGGCGGCCCCGCCACCGTCGCGGCGCTCAAGGACGGCGAGGTGCAGGCGGCCAACATCTTCACCACGACGCCGGCGATCGAGTCCGAGGGCTTCGTCGTCCTGGAGGACCCCGACGCGAACTTCGCCGCGCAGAACGTCGTGCCGGTGCTGAACGCGGACGAGGTGACCGACGAGATCACGCAGGTGCTCGACGCGCTCTCGGCCGAGCTGACCACCGAGGACCTCATCGCCCTGAACACGCGTGTCTCGGGCGACGAGAAGGCCGAGCCCGAGACCGCAGCACGCGAGTGGCTCGAGGAGAAGGGCCTCATCGGCTGA
- a CDS encoding DUF917 family protein gives MRELTDRDARHAVLGGGVFACGGGGWEHHGVLMGGLATTVNTPVLAGVDELPADSWVATVAAIGAPAAKNWEIRPVDYVDALRELMRVSEHPITAVMTGQNGYSTTVNGWIQSSLLGVKVLDAAGDVRAHPTGKLGSLGLTTRPGYTTTQVVSGGNRALHGHFLSVSTGLVTTCDDVLRDISVRTGGFIASARNVVELDWVKEHAAIGAVTIALDLGEAMAAELDSRRRNKGAAVIDAVLARTGGRVVARGALEHAVPTATRGGWDHGTFRVDDVEVPYLNEYMAVTSGGERLATYPDTIAILRADSGLPLAVKDAGDGGFEVVVVVVDATTLPLASSATDPVSLAECEDIMGIELLRYLPARTT, from the coding sequence ATGCGTGAGCTGACGGACAGGGACGCGCGTCACGCCGTGCTGGGTGGCGGCGTGTTCGCGTGCGGCGGGGGCGGCTGGGAGCACCACGGCGTGCTCATGGGCGGGCTCGCGACCACGGTGAACACCCCCGTGCTCGCGGGGGTCGACGAGCTGCCGGCGGACTCCTGGGTGGCGACGGTGGCGGCCATCGGCGCCCCGGCGGCGAAGAACTGGGAGATCCGGCCGGTCGACTACGTCGACGCGCTGCGCGAGCTGATGCGCGTCTCCGAGCACCCCATCACCGCGGTGATGACGGGCCAGAACGGGTACTCCACGACCGTCAACGGCTGGATCCAGTCCTCCCTGCTCGGGGTGAAGGTGCTGGACGCCGCGGGCGACGTCCGCGCGCACCCCACCGGCAAGCTGGGATCGCTGGGCCTCACCACACGCCCCGGCTACACCACGACCCAGGTCGTCTCGGGCGGCAACCGCGCCCTGCACGGCCACTTCCTGTCCGTGAGCACCGGGCTCGTCACCACGTGCGACGACGTGCTGCGCGACATCTCGGTGCGCACCGGCGGCTTCATCGCCTCGGCGCGCAACGTCGTCGAGCTCGACTGGGTGAAGGAGCACGCCGCGATCGGTGCCGTCACCATCGCCCTCGACCTCGGCGAGGCGATGGCCGCGGAGCTCGACTCGCGCCGACGCAACAAGGGTGCCGCGGTGATCGACGCCGTGCTGGCGCGGACCGGCGGTCGGGTCGTGGCACGCGGGGCGCTCGAGCACGCCGTCCCCACGGCGACGCGCGGCGGCTGGGACCACGGCACCTTCCGCGTCGACGACGTCGAGGTCCCGTACCTCAACGAGTACATGGCGGTGACCTCGGGCGGCGAGCGCCTGGCCACCTACCCCGACACGATCGCGATCCTGCGGGCCGACTCCGGCCTCCCGCTGGCCGTCAAGGACGCGGGCGACGGCGGCTTCGAGGTCGTCGTCGTGGTCGTGGACGCGACCACCCTTCCCCTCGCGAGCTCGGCGACGGATCCTGTGTCCCTGGCCGAGTGTGAGGACATCATGGGTATCGAGCTCCTGAGGTACCTGCCCGCGAGGACCACCTGA
- a CDS encoding dihydroorotase has translation MPTGPSEQTSGVAAPSPDPTLVVAGTLLLDGAWRPGEVWISGERISRVTATRHEDRTGARRIDVGEDRVIPGVVDAHVHSLSHTHEGLRAATRSAAAGGVTTIVEMPFDATGPINTVDRLRAKQDLVSDQAHVDVALLGTLEPRGGWRRAEALADDGVRGFKVSLFDTDPVRFPRIDDRDLLSVTAAVAGTGRTLCAHVENNEVVKGLLAEEAANRDPEDVQAHTRTRPPVAETLGALTAMEIAAATGSALHLCHLSLPRSVDLALWYREQGADVTFETCPHYLTFTSADLATRRGRLKINPPLREGADREGLWRHVAAGRVPVISSDHAPWPAALKDHEVILDNHSGAPGVETLAAVTLGGAMARGPETFTRALEALTIAPARRYGLADRKGSLEVGKDADVAVLAFDDAAVIDEARLHSNAGWSPYDGVRPGVVVTHTIARGELVWSRAAGLTSRDGRGELL, from the coding sequence GTGCCGACAGGCCCCAGCGAGCAGACGTCCGGCGTCGCCGCGCCCTCGCCCGACCCGACCCTCGTCGTCGCGGGCACGCTCCTGCTCGACGGTGCCTGGCGCCCCGGCGAGGTGTGGATCTCGGGTGAGCGCATCAGCCGCGTCACGGCGACCCGTCACGAGGACCGCACGGGTGCGCGCCGGATCGACGTGGGTGAGGACCGCGTGATCCCCGGCGTCGTGGACGCCCACGTGCACTCGCTGAGTCACACGCACGAGGGACTGCGCGCCGCCACGCGCAGCGCGGCCGCCGGCGGGGTCACGACGATCGTGGAGATGCCGTTCGACGCCACCGGGCCGATCAACACCGTCGACCGGCTGCGGGCGAAGCAGGACCTCGTCTCGGACCAGGCGCACGTCGACGTCGCGCTGCTGGGGACGCTCGAGCCGCGGGGCGGCTGGCGACGGGCCGAGGCGCTCGCGGACGACGGGGTGCGCGGCTTCAAGGTCAGCCTCTTCGACACCGATCCCGTCCGGTTCCCGCGCATCGACGACCGCGACCTCCTGAGCGTCACGGCCGCCGTCGCCGGCACGGGGCGCACGCTCTGCGCCCACGTGGAGAACAACGAGGTCGTCAAGGGCCTGCTCGCCGAGGAGGCGGCCAACCGCGACCCGGAGGACGTGCAGGCCCACACCCGTACCCGCCCGCCCGTCGCGGAGACGCTCGGCGCGCTGACCGCGATGGAGATCGCCGCCGCCACCGGGAGCGCGCTGCACCTGTGCCACCTCTCGCTGCCCCGCAGCGTGGACCTCGCCCTCTGGTACCGCGAGCAGGGCGCCGACGTCACGTTCGAGACCTGCCCCCACTACCTGACCTTCACGAGCGCCGACCTCGCGACGCGGCGCGGCCGGCTCAAGATCAACCCGCCGCTGCGCGAGGGCGCGGACCGGGAGGGCCTGTGGCGGCACGTCGCCGCGGGGCGGGTGCCGGTCATCTCGAGCGACCACGCCCCGTGGCCGGCCGCGCTCAAGGACCACGAGGTCATCCTCGACAACCACTCGGGCGCGCCCGGCGTCGAGACCCTCGCGGCCGTGACGCTCGGCGGGGCGATGGCCCGCGGGCCCGAGACGTTCACCCGTGCGCTGGAGGCGCTGACGATCGCGCCGGCGCGCCGCTACGGTCTCGCGGACCGCAAGGGGTCGCTCGAGGTCGGCAAGGACGCGGACGTCGCCGTCCTCGCGTTCGACGACGCGGCCGTGATCGACGAGGCGCGCCTGCACTCGAACGCGGGCTGGTCGCCGTACGACGGCGTGCGGCCCGGCGTCGTCGTCACCCACACGATCGCGCGCGGCGAGCTGGTGTGGTCCCGGGCGGCGGGGCTCACCTCGCGCGACGGTCGCGGGGAGCTCCTGTGA
- a CDS encoding GntR family transcriptional regulator, with protein MRRLAQDLGLAVNTVARAYRELEAEGLVETRGRAGTVVASAASEAARAELAAHAITYLTHARRLGLSLDEATALLRDVARR; from the coding sequence GTGCGCCGCCTGGCGCAGGACCTCGGGCTCGCCGTCAACACCGTCGCTCGCGCCTACCGCGAGCTCGAGGCGGAGGGTCTCGTCGAGACGCGCGGGCGGGCCGGCACCGTGGTGGCGTCGGCGGCGAGCGAGGCCGCACGGGCGGAGCTGGCCGCGCACGCGATCACCTACCTCACCCACGCCCGCCGCCTCGGTCTCTCCCTCGACGAGGCGACGGCGCTGCTGCGGGACGTCGCCCGCCGCTGA
- the guaB gene encoding IMP dehydrogenase, giving the protein MIERHENESVVQPGVPGVGGEAPLTVAAVAARLGVAASTLRTWDRRYGLGPSQRQAGSHRRYAPADLQRLEAMRVLTRKGVALADAARVALRAAPLPAAGDGVVTEDLDPVALVAATVDPVRLTAALRCAVEDVGTLRTYDERVRPAMELLAAAGRSDAPGHDPEAVLEAAFLEVVRERAQALPQPGAAAAVVLVVAPRRHVVAAHALAGALHEVGLRTRVVDHAVWSAGREVPGVGRSTWWSRCTSRCPRPRGPCAAARTPSSWWVRGSVTSRRRRAPAPSAPWPPRSRRPSTWSRSAPAARLRGCEGSDGAGGRAYDGIRGSSRLGPRSRQRAARRPQTLDEKFGFVGLTYDDVLLLPGETDVIPSDADTTSRLTREISVKIPLLSAAMDTVTEGRMAIAMARQGGVGILHRNLPIADQAGQIDLVKRSESGMITDPVTIGPDATLAELDALCGQYRVSGLPVVETDGALVGIITNRDLRFVPRERFATARVREVMTASPLITAPVGIARDDAAALLAKHRIEKLPLVDGDGHLRGLITVKDFVKSEQYPDATKDAEGRLVVGAAVGFFGDAWERATALVEAGADVLVVDTANGHARLMLDMVRRLKSDPATRGVQVIGGNVATFDGARALVEAGVDAVKVGVGPGSICTTRVVAGVGVPQVTAIYEAYRACRAAGVPVIGDGGLKYSGDIAKAMVAGADTVMLGGLLAGTDESPGDLVLVNGKQFKRYRGMASLGAMQSRGDRRSFSKDRYFQGDVSDDDVITEGIEGQVPYRGPLAAVAHQLVGGLHQSMFYVGARTIPELQERGKFVRITPAGLKESHPHDVQMVADSPNYSRH; this is encoded by the coding sequence TTGATCGAGCGTCACGAGAACGAGTCCGTCGTCCAGCCCGGGGTTCCCGGTGTCGGTGGCGAGGCGCCGCTCACGGTGGCAGCCGTGGCCGCGCGGCTGGGGGTGGCGGCGTCGACGTTGCGCACCTGGGACCGCCGCTACGGGCTCGGACCGTCGCAGCGCCAGGCCGGCAGCCACCGCCGCTACGCACCGGCCGACCTCCAGCGCCTCGAGGCGATGCGGGTCCTCACCCGCAAGGGCGTCGCGCTCGCGGACGCCGCGCGGGTCGCGTTGCGGGCGGCGCCGCTCCCGGCAGCGGGGGACGGTGTCGTCACGGAGGACCTCGATCCGGTCGCGCTCGTCGCCGCGACCGTCGATCCGGTCAGGCTGACCGCCGCGCTGCGGTGCGCGGTCGAGGACGTCGGGACGCTGCGGACCTACGACGAGCGGGTCCGCCCGGCGATGGAGCTGCTGGCGGCGGCCGGGCGCTCCGACGCTCCCGGCCACGACCCCGAGGCGGTGCTGGAGGCCGCGTTCCTCGAGGTCGTCCGGGAACGGGCGCAGGCGCTGCCGCAGCCAGGGGCGGCTGCCGCCGTCGTCCTCGTGGTCGCGCCTCGTCGGCACGTGGTCGCGGCGCACGCCCTGGCGGGCGCGCTGCACGAGGTCGGACTGCGCACCCGCGTCGTGGACCACGCGGTGTGGTCGGCCGGACGCGAGGTGCCGGGGGTGGGCCGGTCGACCTGGTGGTCGAGATGCACCTCGCGGTGCCCCCGGCCGAGGGGGCCGTGCGCCGCGGCACGTACGCCCTCCTCCTGGTGGGTCCGGGGCTCGGTGACGTCGCGTCGTCGGCGGGCGCCTGCGCCGTCCGCACCCTGGCCGCCGCGCTCCCGGAGGCCGTCGACGTGGTCGCGGAGCGCACCGGCGGCCCGCCTGCGGGGGTGTGAGGGCTCGGACGGCGCCGGCGGGCGCGCGTACGATGGCATCCGTGGTTCATCCCGACTCGGTCCCCGCAGCAGACAGCGCGCCGCTCGGCGCCCCCAGACGCTCGACGAGAAGTTCGGTTTCGTCGGCCTGACCTACGACGACGTGCTCCTCCTCCCCGGTGAGACGGACGTCATCCCCAGCGACGCGGACACGACGTCGCGCCTCACCCGTGAGATCTCCGTGAAGATCCCGCTGCTCTCGGCGGCGATGGACACCGTGACGGAGGGCCGGATGGCGATCGCCATGGCTCGCCAGGGCGGCGTCGGCATCCTGCACCGCAACCTCCCGATCGCCGACCAGGCGGGTCAGATCGACCTGGTCAAGCGTTCGGAGTCCGGCATGATCACCGACCCGGTCACGATCGGCCCGGACGCGACGCTCGCCGAGCTCGACGCCCTGTGCGGCCAGTACCGCGTCTCCGGCCTGCCGGTGGTGGAGACGGACGGTGCGCTCGTCGGCATCATCACCAACCGCGACCTGCGCTTCGTGCCGCGGGAGCGGTTCGCGACGGCGCGCGTGCGCGAGGTCATGACGGCCTCGCCCCTGATCACGGCCCCGGTGGGCATCGCCCGCGACGACGCCGCGGCGCTGCTCGCGAAGCACCGGATCGAGAAGCTCCCGCTCGTTGACGGCGACGGGCACCTGCGCGGGCTCATCACCGTGAAGGACTTCGTCAAGTCGGAGCAGTACCCGGACGCGACCAAGGACGCCGAGGGCCGCCTGGTCGTGGGTGCCGCCGTCGGGTTCTTCGGCGACGCGTGGGAGCGGGCGACCGCGCTGGTGGAGGCGGGGGCCGACGTGCTCGTCGTCGACACCGCGAACGGCCACGCGCGGCTCATGCTCGACATGGTGCGCCGCCTCAAGTCCGACCCGGCCACCCGCGGGGTCCAGGTCATCGGCGGCAACGTCGCCACGTTCGACGGCGCGCGCGCCCTCGTCGAGGCGGGCGTCGACGCGGTCAAGGTCGGGGTCGGACCCGGGTCGATCTGCACCACCCGCGTGGTGGCGGGGGTCGGCGTCCCGCAGGTGACGGCGATCTACGAGGCCTACCGCGCGTGCCGCGCCGCGGGTGTGCCCGTGATCGGCGACGGCGGGCTGAAGTACTCCGGCGACATCGCCAAGGCCATGGTCGCCGGTGCGGACACCGTGATGCTCGGCGGGCTGCTCGCGGGCACCGACGAGAGCCCGGGCGACCTCGTGCTCGTCAACGGCAAGCAGTTCAAGCGCTACCGGGGCATGGCCTCGCTCGGCGCGATGCAGTCGCGCGGCGACCGCCGCAGCTTCTCGAAGGACCGCTACTTCCAGGGCGACGTCTCCGACGACGACGTCATCACCGAGGGCATCGAGGGCCAGGTGCCCTACCGCGGTCCGCTCGCCGCCGTCGCGCACCAGCTCGTCGGCGGTCTGCACCAGTCGATGTTCTACGTCGGTGCGCGCACGATCCCCGAGCTGCAGGAGCGCGGCAAGTTCGTCCGCATCACCCCGGCGGGGCTGAAGGAGTCGCACCCGCACGACGTCCAGATGGTGGCGGACTCGCCGAACTACTCGCGCCACTGA
- a CDS encoding WhiB family transcriptional regulator yields the protein MAEISRLPGPVMDHWEWQYEGACREVEPSTFFHPEGERGSARRRRSETAKAVCAACPVLAQCRAHALAVKEPYGVWGGLSEEERTALLGRVYNRAV from the coding sequence ATGGCTGAGATCTCCCGTTTGCCCGGCCCGGTCATGGACCACTGGGAGTGGCAGTACGAGGGAGCCTGTCGCGAGGTCGAGCCGTCCACGTTCTTCCACCCCGAGGGCGAACGCGGTTCTGCGCGGCGCCGTCGCAGCGAGACCGCCAAGGCCGTCTGCGCCGCCTGCCCCGTGCTCGCGCAGTGCCGCGCCCACGCCCTGGCCGTCAAGGAGCCGTACGGCGTCTGGGGCGGCCTGTCGGAGGAGGAGCGCACCGCCCTCCTCGGCCGCGTCTACAACCGCGCGGTCTGA
- the groES gene encoding co-chaperone GroES, whose product MSVSIKPLEDRIVIQTLEAEQTTSFGLVLPDSAKEKPQEGKVVSVGPGRVDDSGNRIPVDVAVGDVVIYSKYGGTEVKYAGEDYLILSARDVLAVVTK is encoded by the coding sequence GTGTCGGTCTCCATCAAGCCGCTCGAGGACCGGATCGTCATCCAGACGCTCGAGGCCGAGCAGACCACGTCCTTCGGCCTCGTGCTGCCGGACAGCGCCAAGGAGAAGCCCCAGGAGGGCAAGGTCGTCTCCGTCGGCCCCGGTCGCGTCGACGACTCGGGCAACCGGATCCCGGTCGACGTCGCCGTCGGCGACGTCGTCATCTACAGCAAGTACGGCGGTACCGAGGTCAAGTACGCGGGCGAGGACTACCTGATCCTCTCCGCGCGCGACGTCCTCGCGGTCGTCACGAAGTAG
- a CDS encoding THUMP-like domain-containing protein translates to MTAPTLTATPFATPFRVLDDMPFSLKRLRTYLRERDVGTLEIKKRGSALDPARLRTQLAPRGRASATIVLTRIAGAPRVLVVERPSPTAPPKES, encoded by the coding sequence GTGACCGCGCCGACGCTGACCGCGACCCCGTTCGCGACGCCGTTCCGCGTGCTCGACGACATGCCGTTCTCGCTCAAGCGCCTGCGCACCTACCTGCGGGAGCGCGACGTCGGCACGCTCGAGATCAAGAAGCGGGGGTCCGCGCTCGACCCGGCGCGGCTCCGCACCCAGCTCGCGCCGCGCGGCCGCGCGTCTGCCACGATCGTGCTGACGCGCATCGCCGGGGCGCCGCGCGTGCTCGTCGTCGAACGGCCGTCCCCGACCGCACCACCGAAGGAGTCCTGA
- the tsaD gene encoding tRNA (adenosine(37)-N6)-threonylcarbamoyltransferase complex transferase subunit TsaD, which produces MSEPLVLGIESTCDETGVALVRGRELLADVTASSMDEHARYGGIVPEVASRAHLEALRPTIGAALDAAGVTLADVDAVAVASGPGLVGSLTVGTAGAKALALGLGVPLYGVNHVVGHAAVDELVHGAFPERFLALVVSGGHSSLLLVGDIATDVTELGQTLDDAAGEAFDKVGRLLGLPYPGGPHVDWLAKQGDPTAIPFPRGLSKGRELARHPYDFSFSGLKTAVARYLEGRADAGEEYSPADVAASFSEAVADVLVTKTLRACAEHDVSTLVIGGGFSANSRLRELAAERCAAAGVQVRIPPIRYCTDNGAMIAALGSAVVRAGVAPSPLDLAVDSSMPLSLVSV; this is translated from the coding sequence GTGAGCGAACCCCTGGTGCTGGGCATCGAGTCCACCTGCGACGAGACCGGTGTCGCCCTCGTGCGCGGCCGCGAGCTGCTGGCCGACGTGACCGCGTCCTCGATGGACGAGCACGCGCGCTACGGCGGCATCGTGCCGGAGGTCGCCTCGCGCGCGCACCTGGAGGCGCTGCGTCCCACGATCGGTGCGGCGCTGGATGCGGCCGGGGTGACGCTGGCGGACGTCGACGCCGTCGCCGTCGCCTCGGGGCCCGGGCTGGTGGGGTCGCTGACCGTGGGGACCGCCGGCGCCAAGGCGCTCGCGCTCGGGCTGGGCGTGCCGCTGTACGGCGTCAACCACGTGGTCGGGCACGCTGCCGTCGACGAGCTGGTGCACGGCGCGTTCCCGGAGCGGTTCCTCGCGCTGGTGGTCTCGGGCGGGCACTCCTCGCTCCTGCTGGTGGGCGACATCGCGACCGACGTCACCGAGCTCGGCCAGACGCTCGACGACGCCGCGGGCGAGGCGTTCGACAAGGTGGGGCGCCTGCTTGGGCTGCCCTACCCGGGCGGGCCGCACGTCGACTGGCTCGCGAAGCAGGGCGACCCGACGGCGATCCCGTTCCCGCGGGGGCTGTCCAAGGGGCGCGAGCTCGCGCGGCACCCGTACGACTTCTCGTTCTCCGGCCTCAAGACGGCGGTGGCCCGCTATCTCGAGGGCCGCGCCGACGCGGGGGAGGAGTACTCGCCCGCCGACGTCGCGGCGTCGTTCTCCGAGGCCGTCGCCGACGTGCTGGTCACCAAGACGCTGCGCGCGTGCGCCGAGCACGACGTGTCGACGCTCGTGATCGGCGGGGGCTTCTCGGCCAACTCGCGGCTGCGCGAGCTCGCGGCCGAGCGCTGCGCGGCGGCGGGGGTGCAGGTGCGCATCCCGCCGATCCGGTACTGCACCGACAACGGCGCGATGATCGCCGCGCTCGGCTCGGCCGTGGTGCGGGCGGGGGTCGCGCCGTCGCCGCTCGACCTGGCGGTCGACTCCTCGATGCCGCTCTCCCTCGTCTCCGTCTGA